One window of Dermacentor andersoni chromosome 7, qqDerAnde1_hic_scaffold, whole genome shotgun sequence genomic DNA carries:
- the Mt2 gene encoding tRNA (cytosine(38)-C(5))-methyltransferase, translated as MDAPATGMSCAPREADDTSRAGDVGKLRVLELYSGIGGMHFACRPDRTSVVAAVDVNTTANSVYAFNFPETRLLQRNVQSLSAREIDSLQPDLVTMSPPCQPFTRQGLQRDSQDPRSSSLFSFLTVLSTLKHKPKYILLENVKGFETSATHSTLTQVLQGSGYHIHRYLLSPTQFGVPNSRLRFYCLAKLHPAQFRDCRQEDNGVCSGACQEKPPPGSQETGPPQSLSSFLSLSDEQDLRNDASYLLPDKILSRFSLLLDIVEPASANTCCFTKGYAHYVEGTGSVLLQAPMDDMHEVYRKVPHKEAVPEDVLEMLRNLRLRYFTPQEVARLMCFPECFAFPPDLKPKHRYQLLGNSVNVRVVRALLDYLLDDVPES; from the exons ATGGACGCTCCGGCGACAGGTATGTCGTGCGCACCtcgcgaagcagacgacacgagtCGCGCTGGCGACGTCGGGAAACTGCGCGTACTCGAGCTGTACAGCGGCATCGGGGGAATGCACTTCGCCTGCCGACCGGATAGGACTTCGGTCGTCGCCGCTGTCGACGTGAACACCACGGCGAACTCTGTGTACGCGTTCAACTTCCCTGAAACGCGACTACTTCAACGCAACGTGCAATCGCTAAGCGCCCGTGAGATCGACTCTCTTCAACCCGACCTGGTGACTATGAGCCCGCCGTGCCAACCGTTCACGCGGCAGGGCTTGCAGCGCGACTCCCAGGACCCGCGATCGTCGTCGCTATTCTCTTTTCTCACTGTCCTATCGACGCTGAAGCACAAGCCAAAGTACATACTGCTGGAAAATGTTAAAGGTTTCGAGACGTCTGCAACCCATTCTACGCTCACTCAG GTTCTCCAAGGTAGTGGATACCACATCCATCGTTACTTGCTGTCACCCACTCAATTTGGCGTCCCGAACTCTCGGCTGCGCTTCTACTGCCTCGCCAAACTGCATCCAGCCCAGTTCAGGGACTGCCGTCAAGAAGACAACGGCGTCTGCTCTGGTGCCTGTCAGGAGAAACCGCCCCCTGGGTCGCAAGAGACTGGACCGCCACAGAGCCTGTCAAGCTTCCTCAGCCTCAGTGATGAACAGGATTTGAGAAATGATGCGAGCTACCTTCTGCCCGATAAAATTCTCTCCAGGTTCTCTCTCCTTCTTGACATTGTCGAGCCCGCATCGGCCAACACGTGCTGCTTCACCAAAGGCTATGCTCACTATGTCGAGGGCACAGGCTCTGTTCTACTCCAG GCACCCATGGATGACATGCATGAAGTCTACCGCAAAGTTCCCCATAAAGAGGCAGTGCCAGAAGACGTCCTGGAAATGCTGCGGAACCTGCGGCTGCGTTACTTCACACCACAGGAAGTTGCCCGGCTTATGTGCTTTCCGGAGTGCTTTGCCTTTCCCCCGGACTTGAAGCCAAAGCACCGATACCAGTTGCTGGGAAACAGCGTCAATGTTCGTGTCGTGCGTGCACTTCTGGACTATTTGTTGGACGATGTACCAGAATCTTAG